A window from Dama dama isolate Ldn47 chromosome 11, ASM3311817v1, whole genome shotgun sequence encodes these proteins:
- the C11H9orf78 gene encoding splicing factor C9orf78 homolog: MPVTGKTFRRRRADSESEEDEQDSEEVRLKLEETREVQNLRKRPNGVSAVALLVGEKVQEETTLVDDPFQMKTGGMVDMKKLKERGKDKISEEEDLHLGTSFSAETNRRDEDADMMKYIETELKKRKGIVEHEEQKVKPKNAEDCLYELPENIRVSSAKKTEEMLSNQMLSGIPEVDLGIDAKIKNIISTEDAKARLLAEQQNKKKDSETSFVPTNMAVNYVQHNRFYHEELNAPIRRNKEEPKARPLRVGDTEKPEPERSPPNRKRPANEKATDDYHYEKFKKMNRRY; the protein is encoded by the exons ATGCCGGTCACCGGGAAGACTTTCCGCCGGCGCCGCGCCGACTCGGAGTCGGAGGAAGATGAGCAGGACTCAGAGGAGGTTCG attAAAACTGGAAGAGACCCGAGAGGTGCAGAACTTGAGGAAGAGGCCCAACGGGGTGAG TGCTGTTGCCCTGCTGGTGGGAGAGAAAGTACAAGAAGAGACCACTCTAGTG GATGATCCCTTTCAGATGAAGACAGGTGGGATGGTGGACATGAAGAAACTAAAGGAAAGGGGCAAAGATAA GATCAGCGAAGAGGAAGACCTCCATCTGGGGACATCATTTTCCGCAGAAACCAACCGAAGGGACGAGGATGCCGACAT GATGAAGTACATTGAGACAGAGCTGAAGAAGCGGAAAGGGATCGTGGAACACGAGGAACAGAAAGTCAAGCCAAAGAATGCAGAGGATTGCCTTTATGAGCTGCCGGAAAACATCCGGGTTTCCTCAGCAAAGAAGACGGAGGAGATGCTCTCCAACCAGATGCTGAGCGGCATCCCCGAGGTGGACCTCGGCATCGA tgcaaaaataaaaaacatcatTTCCACGGAGGACGCCAAGGCCCGTCTGCTGGCTGAGCAGCAGAACAAGAAGAAAGACAGCGAGACCTCGTTCGTGCCCACCAACATGGCGGTGAACTACGTGCAGCACAACCGCT TTTACCATGAGGAGCTCAACGCTCCCATACGGAGAAACAAAGAGGAGCCCAAAGCCCGACCCTTGCGCGTGGGGGACACAGAGAAGCCGGAGCCTGAGC gGTCCCCTCCCAACCGCAAGCGTCCTGCTAATGAGAAGGCCACGGATGATTATCATTACGAGAAGTTCAAGAAGATGAACAGGCGGTACTGA